One part of the Paroedura picta isolate Pp20150507F chromosome 5, Ppicta_v3.0, whole genome shotgun sequence genome encodes these proteins:
- the FAM187B gene encoding protein FAM187B: protein MTSRPAIVGLFFSLTLAVAEGILFEGHSLGPPCVPGHVCTLAFISDNPVILRCPRGLFRNLVSWQYLDPAQSDERSVTFLRPGSRSWPAVSHINFRRLLLKFRIFAGNLFISSPSVWDSGLYTCHSGDATLAYYQVDFQDADSIHVSHASLGETTLGNTTADLGNGVWAKLFTSWDPWQPCDRCGQPGERKRVGFCYAQVTAEKGQQAGQPLPCGMARREHPALPKRGPELRVKACQVACNESYPLAKGEPNTVPLLVYTTYHPTFQDTTNLRCPTSSIYSPVYWQEGSTALTRLQLLQQNTSSLSLDEATGGGILHLSLQNHTQSTFYKCYVNGDLVGKFLVTALSTFPPPGGLTSTYSVIEALVVGMSMFLVFLMFLSIIQSCRKKPGATVV from the exons ATGACCTCTCGGCCAGCTATTGTGGGTCTCTTCTTCAGCCTGACCTTGGCCGTTGCCGAAGGTATCCTATTCGAGGGCCACTCCCTAGGCCCGCCTTGTGTCCCCGGCCATGTCTGCACGCTAGCCTTCATCTCGGACAACCCGGTGATCCTACGTTGCCCTCGAGGCTTGTTCAGAAACCTCGTCTCCTGGCAGTACCTTGATCCGGCCCAGTCCGACGAACGATCCGTCACGTTTCTACGTCCCGGGAGCAGATCTTGGCCCGCGGTCAGCCACATCAATTTTCGAAGGTTGCTACTGAAGTTCCGGATCTTTGCCGGCAACCTCTTTATCTCAAGCCCCAGCGTGTGGGATTCCGGCTTGTACACCTGCCACTCAGGGGATGCCACACTGGCCTATTACCAAGTAGATTTCCAGGACGCCGACAGCATCCACGTCTCTCATGCCAGCCTTGGGGAGACTACCCTGGGCAACACCACTGCTGATCTAGGAAATGGGGTCTGGGCCAAGCTGTTTACCTCCTGGGATCCCTGGCAGCCTTGCGATCGGTGTGGCCAGCCCGGAGAAAGGAAACGGGTCGGGTTTTGTTATGCCCAAGTGACCGCTGAGAAGGGGCAGCAGGCGGGACAGCCGCTGCCGTGCGGAATGGCCCGCAGGGAACACCCGGCACTGCCCAAACGGGGGCCAGAGCTACGAGTGAAAGCCTGCCAGGTCGCCTGCAATGAGTCCTACCCCcttgccaagggggagcccaacACTGTGCCGCTGCTCGTCTACACCACGTACCACCCCACTTTCCAGGACACTACCAACTTGCGCTGCCCAACCTCTTCCATCTACAG CCCCGTTTATTGGCAGGAGGGTTCCACAGCCTTGACGCGCCTCCAACTTCTCCAGCAGAACACCAGCTCCCTCAGCCTGGATGAGGCAACCGGGGGTGGGATCCTTCACCTCTCCCTCCAGAACCACACGCAGAGCACTTTCTACAAGTGTTACGTCAACGGGGATCTGGTGGGCAAATTTCTGGTCACGGCCCTCAGCACCTTCCCACCTCCTGGAGGGCTGACCAGCACCTACTCTGTCATTGAGGCCCTCGTGGTGGGGATGTCCATGTTCCTGGTTTTCCTGATGTTCCTCAGCATAATACAATCCTGCAGGAAGAAACCAGGAGCCACTGTGGTCTAG